The following coding sequences are from one Cyanobacterium sp. T60_A2020_053 window:
- the rimI gene encoding ribosomal protein S18-alanine N-acetyltransferase, whose product MTLTTINIKPLELKHLNEIIELDQICFGGLWSLDGYKREIESPNSTLLILTTNIKETEKIIGLGCFWSILEEAHLTILAIHPDFQGQGLGKMLLSNLLEKAQAKGLERATLEVSEYNQVALNLYEKFGFAVAGRRKKYYRATGADALILWKKF is encoded by the coding sequence TGACTCTTACCACCATTAATATTAAACCTTTAGAATTAAAACACTTAAATGAAATAATAGAATTAGACCAAATTTGTTTCGGAGGTTTGTGGAGTTTAGATGGTTATAAAAGGGAAATAGAAAGCCCTAATAGCACTCTTTTAATTTTGACTACAAACATAAAAGAAACTGAAAAAATTATTGGTTTAGGTTGTTTTTGGTCTATTTTAGAAGAAGCGCACCTCACCATTTTAGCAATCCATCCTGATTTTCAAGGACAAGGTTTAGGAAAAATGTTATTATCTAATTTATTAGAAAAAGCTCAAGCCAAAGGTTTAGAAAGGGCAACATTAGAAGTAAGTGAATATAATCAAGTGGCATTAAATTTATATGAAAAATTCGGTTTTGCAGTGGCTGGAAGACGAAAGAAATATTATCGGGCGACGGGCGCTGATGCTTTAATTTTATGGAAAAAATTTTGA